From one Stieleria sp. JC731 genomic stretch:
- a CDS encoding ABC transporter permease has product MNWRGNALKFCNVAGLPLLEPFVRLAAGEDVKEQLKSISKFILLPVATIAVFLFLWNAAAKTVVTDSMKLPSPGETWAAGKELFAMHTAQRAADREQKKEKVTEAVMFLAKANKMTALAESADGERKEKLLANALVLKKKAVQAANYKPTSAPTFVDQIITSLKTVFIGFVIATMIAVPIGVLCGMSPWCNAALTPFIQVFKPVSPLAWLPLAFLVIVWAYSGAKPGETLFEKAFLISAVTVSLCSLWPTLVNTTLGVASVDKDYMNVARVLKLSWSQQLFKIILPASLPLMFAGLRISLGVGWMVLIAADMLAQNPGLGKFVWDEFQNGSSQTYARIAFSVIIIGVIGLLLDRIMIFLRNLVSFGNPQAA; this is encoded by the coding sequence ATGAACTGGCGAGGAAACGCGCTTAAGTTTTGCAACGTCGCGGGCCTACCACTGCTCGAACCCTTCGTCCGTCTAGCGGCCGGTGAAGACGTCAAAGAACAATTAAAAAGCATCAGTAAATTCATTCTTCTGCCCGTCGCAACGATCGCAGTGTTCCTGTTTCTGTGGAACGCCGCCGCAAAAACCGTTGTGACAGACAGTATGAAACTGCCAAGTCCGGGAGAAACCTGGGCGGCGGGTAAAGAACTGTTTGCAATGCATACGGCGCAGCGAGCGGCCGATCGCGAACAAAAAAAAGAAAAGGTCACCGAAGCGGTGATGTTTCTGGCCAAAGCGAACAAGATGACCGCATTAGCCGAATCGGCTGACGGGGAACGCAAGGAAAAGCTACTTGCCAACGCATTGGTACTGAAAAAGAAAGCGGTCCAAGCGGCAAACTACAAGCCGACCAGTGCCCCGACCTTTGTTGACCAAATCATCACCAGCCTGAAAACCGTATTCATCGGCTTCGTGATCGCCACGATGATCGCGGTCCCGATCGGTGTTCTGTGCGGCATGAGTCCTTGGTGCAACGCCGCGTTGACTCCCTTCATTCAAGTTTTCAAACCGGTAAGCCCGCTTGCATGGCTACCGCTGGCCTTCTTGGTCATCGTCTGGGCGTACTCCGGTGCCAAGCCCGGCGAGACCTTGTTTGAAAAGGCGTTTTTGATCTCCGCCGTGACGGTCTCGCTTTGCTCGCTCTGGCCAACCTTGGTCAACACCACCCTTGGTGTCGCGAGCGTTGACAAAGACTACATGAATGTGGCTCGCGTGCTGAAGCTTTCATGGAGCCAACAGCTTTTCAAAATCATTCTGCCAGCAAGTTTGCCGCTGATGTTTGCAGGCCTTCGCATCAGCCTTGGCGTTGGCTGGATGGTGCTGATCGCCGCGGACATGTTGGCTCAGAATCCGGGTTTGGGCAAATTCGTCTGGGACGAGTTCCAAAACGGCAGTAGCCAAACGTACGCACGGATCGCATTCAGTGTGATCATCATCGGAGTGATCGGCTTGCTGTTGGATCGAATCATGATCTTCCTGCGAAACCTGGTCAGCTTCGGCAATCCGCAAGCCGCCTAA
- a CDS encoding ABC transporter ATP-binding protein — MSTAVLDRPQPKSVARPVAPEPLIAMRNVCKGYGSGVTRNEVLTNINLNLRQGEFLAVVGFSGSGKTTLTKLLAGLETPDSGEIVMENKVISEPSEERGIVFQNYSLLPWLTVRGNIALSVDRVFRHWSKGQRREHIDKFIEMVGLTHAVHRRPHELSGGMRQRVSLARTLAMKPKVLLLDEPLSALDALTRATLQDEILKIWEEERQTCLLITNDVDEAILLADRIVPLNPGPNASLGPAFTVELDRPRDKTELNHNETFKGLRNAITNYLVAVRQKSRDDQASASDIPPVELPDLEPRSLALPRKAILNSPI, encoded by the coding sequence ATGAGTACAGCTGTTCTCGATCGACCGCAGCCAAAATCCGTTGCCCGACCGGTTGCTCCCGAGCCACTGATCGCGATGCGCAATGTGTGCAAGGGATACGGTAGCGGTGTCACACGGAACGAAGTTCTGACGAACATCAATCTGAATTTACGCCAGGGTGAATTTCTTGCCGTGGTGGGCTTCTCAGGAAGTGGGAAGACAACATTGACGAAGCTGCTTGCCGGGTTGGAAACGCCCGACAGCGGCGAAATCGTGATGGAAAACAAAGTCATCTCCGAGCCAAGTGAAGAGCGTGGCATCGTTTTCCAGAACTATTCGCTACTGCCATGGCTGACCGTGCGCGGCAACATCGCTTTGTCGGTTGATCGTGTCTTCCGCCATTGGTCCAAGGGGCAACGGCGTGAACACATCGACAAATTCATCGAGATGGTAGGCCTGACGCATGCCGTTCACCGGCGTCCGCATGAGCTTTCCGGCGGGATGCGTCAACGGGTTTCACTCGCTCGAACGTTGGCGATGAAGCCCAAAGTCCTGCTGCTCGACGAACCACTTTCGGCACTCGACGCGCTGACACGTGCGACGCTGCAGGACGAAATCCTGAAGATCTGGGAAGAGGAGCGGCAAACCTGTTTGCTGATCACCAACGATGTCGATGAAGCCATCCTTTTGGCCGACCGCATCGTTCCGTTAAACCCAGGTCCGAACGCTTCGCTCGGTCCCGCGTTTACGGTCGAACTAGATCGTCCCCGTGACAAAACAGAACTGAACCATAACGAAACCTTTAAAGGTCTTCGTAACGCGATCACAAATTACTTGGTCGCGGTTCGTCAAAAGTCACGCGACGACCAAGCATCAGCATCTGACATTCCGCCGGTTGAATTGCCGGATCTTGAACCACGGAGTTTGGCGTTGCCACGGAAGGCGATTTTGAACTCCCCGATCTAA
- a CDS encoding ABC transporter ATP-binding protein yields MAGYVEMYRLGKTYDTPNGPAIIVEDFNLNMAKGEYVCLLGHSGCGKSTVLTMVAGLNPITHGGVVVANHEIEGPGPDRGVVFQSPCLMPWMTAIENVLLGVNQVYPHGTKSQRHDIAAYYLTLVGLGNSLHTRASALSQGMQQRVGIARAFALKPKMLLLDEPFGMLDSLTRMELQEILLEILVRDKVTTMMITHDVDEALFMSDRVVMMTNGPRARVGRVFEMPFERPRVRSEVLEHPDYYDLRGDMIQFLEEQDHKKLKADAEKLEAKKRAEAETALS; encoded by the coding sequence ATGGCTGGATATGTCGAAATGTACCGCTTGGGCAAAACCTACGACACGCCCAACGGTCCGGCGATCATCGTCGAAGACTTTAATTTGAATATGGCCAAGGGCGAATACGTTTGCCTGTTGGGCCACAGTGGATGCGGCAAAAGTACCGTGTTGACCATGGTCGCGGGCTTGAACCCCATCACGCATGGCGGCGTTGTCGTTGCCAACCATGAAATTGAGGGCCCCGGTCCCGATCGCGGCGTTGTTTTTCAATCACCGTGTTTAATGCCATGGATGACGGCAATCGAAAACGTCCTCCTTGGTGTCAATCAGGTCTACCCGCACGGTACCAAATCGCAACGACATGATATCGCGGCGTATTACCTGACACTGGTCGGCCTGGGCAATAGCCTGCACACACGTGCCAGTGCGCTAAGCCAAGGGATGCAGCAACGGGTCGGAATCGCACGAGCCTTCGCGTTGAAACCGAAGATGCTGTTGTTGGACGAACCGTTCGGAATGCTCGATTCGCTGACACGAATGGAGCTACAAGAAATCCTGTTGGAAATCTTGGTTCGCGACAAAGTCACCACGATGATGATCACCCACGATGTGGATGAAGCGTTATTCATGAGCGACCGTGTTGTGATGATGACCAACGGCCCACGCGCCCGCGTCGGCCGAGTGTTTGAGATGCCGTTTGAACGCCCGCGGGTTCGTTCCGAGGTGCTCGAGCACCCGGACTACTACGACCTGCGCGGTGACATGATTCAGTTCCTGGAGGAACAGGATCACAAGAAACTGAAAGCGGACGCCGAAAAGCTGGAAGCGAAAAAGCGTGCCGAAGCGGAAACGGCACTCTCATGA
- a CDS encoding GAF domain-containing protein produces the protein MTSTTIQPTASFLVDIIVVDHPDVEFIADCQYPAAQRAFSETKETGLPAIVSAEGEEQDVVVLSIPTYCDGEIKSVVCFVGSGDDANCGVMEVWQPIGAYDELSMTKGYFGALERFQNVSSYVRFEKGSGLPGQVWRNASFIIHDKLPSHSGFLRAAGASAESLEVAVGIPVLADDFLASVLLISSGVAPLAKGFEVWRSAGEEFLLESAAYQSLDESLCLSIDSKVACDGSLPGMASQTGHPVITDDSAAILFGRNDQATFEGRAFAMPFFEDGRVTNVLVMLL, from the coding sequence ATGACATCAACCACTATCCAACCAACAGCGTCATTCCTGGTTGACATCATCGTTGTCGATCACCCCGATGTCGAATTCATCGCGGACTGCCAATATCCGGCCGCTCAGCGAGCTTTTAGCGAAACGAAGGAAACCGGTCTGCCGGCGATCGTTTCCGCCGAAGGCGAAGAACAAGATGTCGTTGTGCTTTCGATTCCAACCTATTGCGATGGCGAAATTAAATCTGTGGTCTGCTTTGTCGGGTCAGGTGATGACGCCAACTGTGGTGTCATGGAAGTCTGGCAACCGATCGGTGCTTATGATGAATTGAGCATGACCAAAGGCTATTTCGGTGCTTTGGAACGATTTCAAAACGTCAGTTCATACGTTCGATTCGAAAAAGGATCGGGCCTGCCCGGACAAGTCTGGCGCAATGCCAGTTTTATCATCCACGATAAACTGCCATCGCATTCCGGCTTCCTGCGTGCCGCTGGAGCCTCCGCCGAATCGTTGGAAGTCGCGGTAGGAATTCCTGTCTTGGCCGACGACTTTTTGGCCTCGGTGCTGCTGATTAGCTCCGGGGTTGCGCCTCTGGCAAAAGGGTTCGAAGTCTGGCGAAGCGCCGGTGAAGAATTCTTGCTCGAATCGGCAGCGTACCAATCACTTGACGAATCGCTTTGCCTATCGATCGATAGCAAGGTCGCTTGTGACGGGTCGCTGCCGGGGATGGCCTCTCAAACGGGTCATCCAGTCATCACGGACGATTCTGCGGCGATTCTATTTGGCCGAAACGATCAAGCGACCTTCGAAGGCCGCGCCTTCGCGATGCCGTTTTTTGAAGACGGCCGCGTAACCAATGTCCTTGTCATGTTGCTTTAA
- a CDS encoding DmsC/YnfH family molybdoenzyme membrane anchor subunit, producing the protein MSTALPVVNRQPDFLGQLLEEQQQLSAVETFSQWHSSHTEAAPAQEKYYRDLIPASAPAPGYQFAFEVDLDACSGCKACVVACHTLNGLEEDESWRRVGTLIIGDDSDQSPAAIQHVTTACHHCEDPGCLNGCPVKAYDKDPITGIVRHLDDQCIGCKYCTMMCPYEVPRYSDRLGIVRKCDMCHQRLSVGEAPACVQSCPNEAIRISTVPVDSSSNTSGAVVPSAPPSSITQPTTRFVRTNPLDPSKTYPQDQNVDEVAESHWPLAVMLVMTQLAVGALLAEAITAAVRFVLGSPVSNNVTLTVAVVAFVIANAGLGIAPLHLGQPLRMWRVFLGLRTSWLSREAVVLGKFMGAVALAIGLFALPIFWDWIPSAIQNLIPVDLIPDWLGRLVLVASLPLGIAGLYCSAMIYIATKRQLWRQDRTLPRFFGTGLAGGPLISAAVFGVFGERWTAVALSLVAIGLVATKYSVEKAIYITDRKHDDPYDQRSVRLIRTHLGDLLKARTGLMTGTIAVSVLGTLSLIVSPLLGGALLSVACCLFIAGENAERLLYFKSVVYDRMPGTL; encoded by the coding sequence ATGTCCACGGCACTTCCTGTCGTTAATCGTCAGCCTGATTTTTTGGGACAGCTATTGGAAGAACAGCAGCAACTCAGCGCTGTCGAAACCTTTAGCCAGTGGCACAGTTCACACACCGAAGCCGCACCCGCGCAAGAAAAATATTATCGGGATTTAATCCCCGCTTCTGCCCCCGCACCCGGCTACCAATTCGCTTTCGAAGTCGACTTGGATGCCTGCAGCGGTTGCAAAGCCTGTGTTGTGGCTTGCCATACACTTAATGGTCTAGAAGAAGACGAATCCTGGCGACGGGTTGGAACGTTGATCATCGGCGATGACAGCGATCAATCACCGGCAGCCATTCAGCATGTGACGACCGCATGTCACCACTGCGAAGATCCCGGGTGTCTAAATGGATGCCCGGTTAAAGCGTATGACAAAGACCCGATCACCGGGATCGTTCGCCACTTGGACGACCAATGTATCGGCTGCAAGTATTGCACGATGATGTGCCCCTACGAGGTGCCACGGTACAGCGACCGATTGGGGATCGTCCGCAAGTGTGACATGTGTCACCAACGGCTAAGTGTTGGTGAGGCTCCCGCCTGCGTCCAATCTTGCCCGAACGAAGCGATCCGCATCTCGACCGTTCCTGTCGATTCGTCCAGCAACACTAGCGGCGCCGTTGTCCCTTCGGCACCGCCCTCGTCGATCACTCAGCCGACAACGCGTTTTGTCAGAACCAACCCACTGGATCCCAGTAAAACGTATCCTCAGGATCAAAACGTTGACGAGGTTGCCGAAAGCCACTGGCCGCTTGCGGTCATGTTGGTGATGACGCAGCTCGCCGTCGGTGCTTTACTGGCCGAAGCGATCACGGCTGCAGTGCGATTTGTTCTGGGCAGTCCGGTATCGAACAACGTCACCCTGACGGTTGCCGTCGTTGCGTTCGTGATCGCCAACGCGGGTCTCGGAATCGCTCCACTACACCTCGGTCAGCCGCTGCGAATGTGGCGAGTCTTCCTGGGGCTTCGCACCAGTTGGCTTAGCCGCGAAGCCGTCGTGCTAGGGAAATTCATGGGCGCCGTTGCCCTGGCCATTGGGCTATTCGCGTTACCGATCTTTTGGGATTGGATTCCGTCAGCGATTCAGAATTTGATCCCGGTGGATTTGATCCCCGATTGGCTCGGCCGATTGGTGTTGGTCGCTTCGTTGCCACTGGGAATCGCCGGCCTGTACTGCAGTGCGATGATCTATATCGCGACGAAACGTCAGCTATGGCGTCAAGACAGAACACTGCCGCGATTCTTCGGAACCGGATTGGCAGGCGGACCGCTTATCAGCGCGGCTGTCTTCGGTGTATTCGGAGAACGCTGGACCGCTGTCGCACTTTCGCTTGTCGCGATCGGCTTGGTCGCAACCAAGTACAGCGTCGAAAAGGCGATCTACATTACCGATCGCAAGCACGACGATCCTTACGATCAGCGAAGTGTTCGTTTGATCCGAACCCATCTCGGTGACTTACTAAAAGCTCGAACCGGGCTGATGACCGGAACGATCGCGGTCAGCGTCTTGGGCACATTGTCTTTGATCGTCAGCCCATTGCTGGGCGGGGCGCTACTTTCGGTGGCGTGCTGTCTTTTTATCGCCGGTGAGAATGCCGAGCGTCTGCTGTATTTCAAAAGTGTCGTCTACGACCGCATGCCTGGAACACTTTGA
- a CDS encoding molybdopterin oxidoreductase family protein, with protein sequence MELPQVLQARNGRMTRELLLNPGQHGLGMTPDAMQADSTTTATCGYCATGCGLRLHVREGEAVGLTPETHYPVNLGMACPKGWEALEILDSEKRAHHPLLRQSDGSMEQVSWDTALSTFTERFKSIQAKHGDASVAFVSTGQIVCEEMAFLGALGKFGMGIQHGDGNTRQCMATAVSAYKESFGFDAPPYTYDDFEQSDCLVFVGSNPCIGHPIMWERVLRNQKSPEIIVIDPRRTETAMASTQHLQLNPKSDLMLLYAITQHLIASNLIDYDFVNAHTEGFEELAAHVAEFTPESVSEQCGISVIDIRRAAESIGRAPAASLWWTMGVNQSYEGTRVAQAIINIALITGNFGRPGTGANSITGQCNAMGSRLWSNTTNLLGHFKFESEQDRQHVAGTLGIDVERIPSEGSWAYDEIVEGIRNGDIKGLWVIATNPAHSWINRGDFRDLLDKLDFLVVQDMYDQTDTAKHADLVLPAAGWGEKVGTFINSERRYGLVKKVRKAPGEALADFQIFRAIAAYWGVGEMFAEWTDPEAVFRIMQRLSKHRPNDITGIDGYAQLDACGGIQWPFSQEESEQENAPIQQRRLFADGKFYRESGKAKLIADQITPMPEPPDEAFPFLLLTGRGTVSQWHTQTRTENSKVLRKLYPHDPYVELHPRDAQTLGVVNGDQVRVRSRRGCVEVTAMVTPTVRQGQVFIPMHYRIVNDLTLSHFDPHSHQPSYKDCAVCLEKA encoded by the coding sequence ATGGAACTGCCTCAAGTCCTTCAGGCTCGTAATGGCCGAATGACCCGTGAACTGTTGCTCAATCCGGGGCAGCACGGCTTGGGGATGACTCCCGATGCGATGCAAGCCGATTCGACCACGACCGCGACCTGTGGCTACTGTGCAACAGGTTGTGGACTGCGTTTGCATGTCCGTGAGGGCGAAGCGGTTGGCTTGACACCGGAGACACATTACCCCGTCAATCTCGGAATGGCCTGTCCGAAGGGATGGGAAGCGTTGGAAATCCTGGACTCGGAAAAACGTGCTCACCATCCACTGCTTCGGCAATCCGACGGCAGCATGGAACAGGTCTCCTGGGACACCGCGTTATCCACGTTTACCGAACGCTTTAAATCGATCCAAGCGAAGCATGGCGATGCTTCGGTTGCGTTTGTTAGCACCGGGCAAATCGTTTGCGAGGAAATGGCCTTCCTCGGTGCCTTGGGCAAATTCGGGATGGGTATCCAGCACGGTGATGGCAACACGCGTCAATGCATGGCGACCGCAGTCAGCGCGTATAAAGAATCATTTGGTTTCGATGCCCCACCTTACACCTACGACGACTTCGAGCAGAGTGACTGTTTGGTCTTCGTCGGATCCAACCCGTGCATCGGACATCCGATCATGTGGGAGCGTGTCCTTCGAAATCAAAAATCACCAGAGATCATTGTCATCGATCCACGGCGAACCGAAACCGCCATGGCATCAACGCAGCACTTGCAGCTCAATCCGAAAAGTGACTTGATGCTGTTGTATGCGATCACTCAGCATTTGATCGCTTCGAACCTCATCGACTATGACTTCGTCAACGCTCATACCGAAGGCTTCGAAGAACTTGCGGCGCACGTCGCCGAATTCACTCCAGAATCGGTCTCGGAACAATGTGGAATCTCCGTGATCGACATTCGCCGCGCTGCCGAATCGATCGGTCGGGCACCGGCGGCATCCCTTTGGTGGACGATGGGTGTCAACCAAAGTTACGAAGGGACGCGAGTCGCCCAAGCGATCATCAATATCGCATTGATCACCGGTAATTTCGGTCGCCCCGGCACGGGAGCGAACAGCATCACCGGTCAATGCAACGCAATGGGATCGCGTTTGTGGAGCAACACCACAAACCTGCTCGGACACTTCAAATTCGAATCCGAACAAGATCGCCAGCACGTTGCCGGTACGTTAGGCATCGACGTCGAACGCATTCCGAGTGAGGGCAGCTGGGCCTATGACGAAATCGTCGAAGGCATTCGCAACGGAGACATCAAGGGATTGTGGGTGATTGCCACCAACCCTGCACACTCGTGGATCAACCGTGGCGACTTCCGCGATTTGTTAGACAAGCTTGATTTCCTTGTCGTGCAAGACATGTACGATCAAACCGATACGGCTAAACATGCCGACCTAGTCCTTCCCGCAGCCGGATGGGGCGAAAAAGTAGGGACGTTCATCAACAGCGAACGACGTTACGGATTGGTCAAAAAGGTTCGTAAGGCTCCAGGTGAAGCGCTGGCGGATTTCCAGATTTTTCGCGCGATAGCGGCCTACTGGGGTGTCGGTGAAATGTTTGCCGAATGGACCGATCCGGAAGCGGTCTTTCGAATCATGCAGCGTTTAAGCAAGCACCGCCCCAACGATATCACGGGTATCGACGGGTACGCTCAGCTGGATGCTTGTGGCGGAATCCAATGGCCGTTTTCACAAGAAGAATCCGAGCAAGAAAACGCTCCGATTCAACAGCGTCGTTTGTTTGCCGACGGCAAGTTTTACCGCGAGAGCGGCAAAGCGAAACTGATCGCCGATCAAATCACTCCGATGCCGGAACCGCCTGATGAGGCGTTCCCATTCCTGTTGCTCACCGGCCGCGGAACGGTCAGCCAGTGGCATACACAGACGCGTACAGAAAACAGCAAAGTCCTGCGCAAGCTGTATCCGCATGATCCTTATGTCGAATTGCACCCGCGTGATGCCCAAACACTGGGCGTCGTCAATGGAGACCAAGTGCGTGTTCGATCCCGACGTGGCTGTGTCGAAGTGACCGCGATGGTGACTCCGACCGTCCGCCAAGGCCAAGTCTTCATTCCGATGCACTATCGCATTGTCAATGATTTAACCCTCTCCCACTTTGATCCACATTCGCACCAACCGAGCTACAAAGACTGCGCGGTGTGTTTGGAAAAAGCATAA
- a CDS encoding NirA family protein, with translation MSNDKGFSEEQKQFLSGFAFGTDVARAVSGLPVISNSAGGGSATEAITIGAKAEDALPIGPEKIALIAQRETKQAGKQLCKEELAKLEKNPLDMWDEMQERADKGEFPKGTDVFLQKFHGLFYVAPAQNSYMCRMRIPGGLLHAWQLAGLADLSDKSAGGYIDITTRANLQYREIPADQAMNILYGLRELEIVNLGSGGDNIRNCTASPLSGIDTEELIETIPLAKRMNHYILNSREMYGLPRKFNIAFDGGGTISSLDDTNDIGFHAVRVSSDDATEQFPEGVYFQLTLGGITGHKDFARPTGVLLRPDQCLAVAGAIVRVFVKSGDRTDRKKARLKYVLDAWGFDKFVTAVEEQLGYTLPRLEEEKLTKSLVENRLAHIGFHPQSQPGKQYVGVVFPVGRMTSDQARSLADIATKYGNGEIRLTVWQNLLIPHIDDADVEAVQQALLDIGLDYRASQFRAGLVACTGSGGCKFAAAETKTHAMILADHLQSQFELDQPINIHLTGCHHSCAQHYIGDIGLLGCKVEKGDDMVDGYHVHLGGGWGERQGIARLIFESVAFDEMSTLLSAVIQGYLDQRSDGESFVDFSSRKTDDELKALATMTPC, from the coding sequence ATGAGTAACGACAAAGGTTTTAGCGAAGAACAGAAACAGTTCCTGTCGGGTTTTGCCTTCGGCACCGATGTCGCTCGCGCCGTCAGTGGTTTGCCAGTGATCAGCAACAGTGCCGGCGGCGGATCGGCAACGGAAGCCATCACCATCGGCGCCAAAGCGGAAGACGCGTTGCCAATCGGTCCCGAAAAGATCGCTTTGATCGCGCAGCGGGAAACCAAGCAAGCGGGCAAGCAACTCTGCAAAGAAGAGCTAGCCAAGCTTGAAAAAAACCCATTGGACATGTGGGACGAGATGCAAGAACGCGCCGACAAAGGCGAGTTCCCCAAGGGCACTGATGTCTTTTTGCAAAAGTTCCATGGACTGTTTTATGTCGCCCCGGCACAGAACAGCTACATGTGCCGCATGAGAATTCCGGGTGGACTTCTACATGCGTGGCAACTCGCCGGATTGGCCGACCTTTCAGATAAGTCGGCCGGTGGCTACATCGACATCACGACGCGGGCAAATTTGCAGTACCGTGAAATTCCCGCTGACCAGGCGATGAACATCCTTTACGGACTGCGTGAGCTTGAAATCGTCAACTTAGGTTCAGGCGGCGATAACATTCGCAACTGCACCGCAAGCCCGCTTAGCGGAATCGACACCGAAGAACTGATCGAGACGATTCCGTTGGCGAAACGAATGAACCACTACATCTTGAATTCGCGAGAGATGTACGGCTTACCGCGAAAGTTTAATATCGCATTCGATGGCGGCGGGACAATCAGCTCTCTGGATGACACCAATGACATCGGCTTTCACGCCGTTCGAGTTTCGTCCGATGATGCGACCGAACAGTTCCCTGAAGGCGTCTATTTCCAGTTGACGCTAGGTGGAATCACCGGTCACAAAGATTTCGCCCGACCGACCGGAGTGTTATTGCGACCGGATCAATGTTTGGCAGTGGCCGGCGCGATTGTCCGAGTCTTCGTGAAAAGCGGCGACCGAACCGATCGCAAGAAAGCGAGACTGAAATACGTTTTGGACGCCTGGGGATTTGACAAGTTTGTCACGGCTGTCGAAGAACAACTCGGCTACACCCTACCGCGTTTGGAAGAGGAAAAGCTGACGAAGTCTTTGGTCGAAAACCGACTGGCTCACATCGGCTTTCATCCACAGTCGCAGCCAGGAAAACAATACGTCGGTGTTGTCTTTCCTGTTGGCCGCATGACCAGTGACCAAGCGAGATCTTTGGCTGATATCGCCACCAAGTATGGCAACGGCGAAATCCGCTTGACGGTTTGGCAGAACCTGCTGATCCCACACATCGATGACGCCGATGTCGAAGCCGTCCAGCAAGCACTTCTTGACATCGGCTTGGACTATCGCGCCAGTCAGTTTCGTGCCGGACTTGTTGCATGCACCGGTAGCGGCGGTTGCAAGTTTGCCGCGGCCGAGACCAAAACGCATGCGATGATCTTGGCGGATCACCTGCAGTCGCAATTCGAATTGGACCAACCGATCAACATTCACTTGACGGGCTGCCACCACAGCTGCGCGCAACACTACATCGGCGACATCGGCCTATTGGGCTGTAAAGTCGAAAAAGGTGACGACATGGTCGATGGCTACCACGTGCACCTCGGTGGTGGTTGGGGCGAACGACAAGGCATTGCCCGCCTGATTTTCGAATCGGTCGCGTTTGATGAAATGTCCACGCTGCTTTCGGCAGTCATTCAAGGCTATCTAGACCAACGCAGCGATGGCGAATCGTTCGTCGATTTCAGTTCGCGAAAAACGGATGACGAACTCAAGGCCTTGGCCACGATGACGCCTTGCTAA